A DNA window from Myxococcales bacterium contains the following coding sequences:
- a CDS encoding DUF4159 domain-containing protein, with the protein MTSTDGRARRTTRLVALCVASAGALVCALPRPAQGFGDRGAFDPRTLVAGGVTRAPRPTAAARWSWELIRRTSAPARLQPTSVRADGSELPNAPFAVWSGDVAADPLTAAELSGLRRYFALGGVLLVDDAGVNDAGEPGPFGRTARRELSRVLPDSARISLGPEHVLFRSYYLLRRAEGRVLGPKNVEAIVRGGQAQVIFLSHDLGGALARGVTGAWEHPVVPNGDGQREHAVRLAVNIAMYVLCSNYKDDQVHAPFLMRRRALVGGPP; encoded by the coding sequence ATGACTTCGACTGACGGCCGCGCGCGACGCACCACGAGGCTCGTCGCGCTGTGCGTCGCGAGCGCGGGCGCGCTCGTGTGCGCGCTCCCTCGACCGGCGCAGGGCTTCGGCGATCGTGGGGCGTTCGACCCTCGCACCCTCGTCGCCGGAGGCGTCACCCGGGCCCCTCGCCCGACCGCCGCGGCGCGGTGGTCGTGGGAGCTCATCCGGCGCACGAGCGCGCCTGCGCGCTTGCAGCCAACGAGCGTCCGCGCGGACGGCAGTGAGCTGCCCAACGCGCCGTTCGCCGTGTGGAGCGGCGACGTCGCGGCCGACCCCCTGACGGCGGCCGAGCTGTCGGGCCTCCGACGCTACTTCGCGCTGGGCGGCGTGCTCCTCGTGGACGACGCGGGCGTCAACGACGCCGGAGAGCCCGGTCCCTTCGGGCGCACGGCCCGCCGCGAGCTCTCGCGCGTCCTCCCGGACTCCGCGCGGATTTCACTCGGCCCGGAGCACGTGCTCTTCCGCTCGTACTACCTGCTCCGGCGCGCCGAAGGCCGCGTCCTCGGCCCGAAGAACGTCGAGGCGATCGTGCGCGGCGGGCAAGCTCAAGTGATCTTCCTGTCGCACGACCTCGGCGGCGCGCTCGCGCGCGGCGTGACGGGAGCGTGGGAGCACCCCGTGGTGCCCAACGGCGACGGTCAGCGCGAGCACGCCGTGCGCCTCGCGGTGAACATCGCGATGTACGTCCTGTGCTCGAACTACAAGG